The genomic stretch TTGGCGCAGCGATGACCCGCGTTACCCAAGGGTCGACGTGTACGGATCGCTCGACGAACTAGAGCGTGACTTTGGGGTGCGCCCCGATAACCTACATCGGCCTTTTATTGACGAGTTGGTTCGGCCCAATCCCGATGACCCAACCGGTCAATCGATGATGCGTCGCGTGCCGGAGGTTTTGGACTGCTGGTTTGAGTCGGGCTCAATGCCATTTGCCCAAGTCCACTACCCCTTCGAAAACAAAGAATGGTTCGACAATCATCACCCCGGTGATTTCATTGTTGAATATGTGGCCCAAACCCGAGGTTGGTTCTACACGTTGCACGTGCTCGCCACAGCACTGTTCGACACCCCGGCCTTCAAGAATGTGATATGTCACGGCGTGGTGCTCGACCACGAAGGCAAAAAGCTTTCCAAATCTAAGCGCAACTATCCCGACCCAGAAGACCTATTTGAAGACCTAGGGGCCGACGCCCTGCGCTGGTTTTTAATGTCGTCACCAATCTTGCGGGGCGGCGACCTACGTATTGCCGAAGACGGTAGAGACGTCGCCGAAGTGGTGCGTCAAGTGATGATGCCGATCTGGAATGCTTATTTATTCTTCACTTTGTACGCTAACGCCGATGGCCGTCGAGCAAGCCTTCGTACCGACTCGAACCATGTGCTTGACCGCTACATTCTGGCCAAGACCCATGAACTAGTGGTTGGGGTTACTAAGCATCTTGACAACCTCGATTTGGCCACCGCCACCCAAGACGTCTCAAGCTTCATTGATGCGCTCAACAATTGGTACATCCGTCGATCGCGAGAACGTTTCTGGGGCAGCGATAACGGTGCCGGTTCTGGCGATGCCCAAGACACCCTCTACACCGTGTTAACGGTGCTTATGCGGGTAGTAGCACCGCTGTTGCCACTGGTCAGCGAGGAAATCTACAAGGGTCTCACCGGTGAAGAAAGTGTGCATTTAACCGACTGGCCCGATGCCGAAACACTGCCAGCCAACACTTCCTTGGTGGAAGACATGGACCGGGTTCGCGACGTTTGCACCGCAGCCCTGTTCCTACGAGAAGAAAATGGCCTTCGAACTCGATTGCCCCTGGCTTCACTAGTGGTGGCCGGGCGCAACGCCGAACGTTTGGCGCCCTATGTTGATCTCATCAAAGACGAAGTCAACGTGAAAGAAGTGCTGCTGAGTGACAACTTGGCCGAGCACGCCGAATTTGTGTTGAAGCCCATTGGGCGCATCTTGGGACCAAAACTGGGCGGTGATGTGCAAAAGGTTATGGCGGCAGCCAGAAACGGTGAATGGACCAAGGTCGGTGATGACGTTCAAGTGGCGGGCCACACCTTAAGTTCAACCGAGTTCGACCTTTCGTTACGGCCCAAAGAAGGCAGCGTGGGCCAGGCCCTACGCAGCAATGACGCCGTAGCTATCCTTGACACCCATATCACAGCCGAGCTTAAGGCCGAAGGCCAGGCACGCGACCTCGTCCGTTTGGTGCAACAGGCTCGCAAAGATGCCGACCTGAACGTGACCGACCGGATTGCGCTGAATATTCAGGCTGATACCTCACTTGAGGAAGCCTTGAGGGCGCATGAAGCCTGGATTGCAGCTCAAGTTTTAGCGACCGCCACCACCTACGGGGATGAAGCGATGGCTGGAACTCAAGCTCCCACGGCCACCGCTACAGGATCAATTGATGACATGGCGGTCAGCATTGCCTTCTCGGTGGCTTCCAACCAAGGGTGAGCTCCAACGATGACCACCCAAGTGGTTTAACGCCGCCTGGGTTTCACGGCGCCATTGTTTAATGGCGCCGTGACGTAGCCACACGATGATTTAACGGCGACGCCCAAAGCGGCGTTTGTCTTCATCGCCACCTTCGTCCTGATCAAAAAAGGCGGCCATGGCGGCGTCGTCTTGATCGAAGGCATCTTCGCCTTGGCTAACAGCACGGCGCAGCTCGTCCAGATGAGGTGCCCCCGCACCGCTACCCGCCACAATTACCGGCGTTGCTTCGGTTGGCGGTCCAGCATCATCAAGGTTGCGATCGTGACGATTATTGGCGCTGCTACCAGTTTCGCTTAGAGATTCTTCTTCCGGAGGTGGTGGAAGCTGCGAAAGGTCGTTTTCAGAAGCGGTGGGTGTTATTTCAGGCGTTGATTCTGGCCTCACTTCCGCTCGAGTGGAAACTGCTTGGGTGTCTTCCCTTGTTGCAGGCTCATCGGTTGGAGCAGATACCGAGGTGGCCACAGCAGAAGACGGTGTGTCGACCAGAGGCACTTCGTCAATGGTGTTGGCCGGTTCAACCTCGAAATCTTCCTGCTCAATGGCCCGAGCGACTGACTCTAGCTGGGCCTTTAGACGTGAACGCTCGGATTCAACGTAACTGCGCAAGCGTGAGATTCGATCGTGTAGTCCGGTACGCTCCACTTCAAGGGCGGCGATTTCACTACGAAGCTGGTCACGTTTTGCACCAACATCACGTTCCACGGCCTCTTCAGCGTCACGAACGATTTTGTTGGCGTCGGCCTCGGCGTTGGCGATGCGCTTGGCAGCCTCAGCTTTCGCCTCCTCGATCGCGGCATCAGCGGTACGTTGCGCCAAAACCAAGGTGCGTCGCAGTGTTTCTTCGGTGTCAGAAGGTTCAGCCGCCACGGTGGTTGGCGTATTGGCTAAACGTGTTTCGGCCGCTCGCAAACGGGCTTCCAGAACCTGGCGTTGCTGTTGCTGTTCGGCAAGAGCATCGGCGGCCATATCTAGGAAATGATCAACATCGTCATGCACATATCCGCCCTTGCGGGCGTCGGCAAACTCGACATTGCGTAAAAGCTCTGGCGTGAGATCCATAAGATTAAGGTTCCAAACTAGATGAAAGGCGGCTACGGCCTCAGTAACACAAAATTTCGCGCAAAATATTGATGCCAAAAAATACGATCAGCGGTGACAGGTCGAGACCCATTCCACCAAGTCGAACTGGCGGCAGCACTCGGCGCAGTGGCCCTAACAGTGGTTCGGTGAGTGCGTATAGAAGTGACGCTACCCCTTCTAGAAAAGACCCCCGCGAAATCGGAAACCAGCTCAGCACAACCCGGGCTAAGAGGATGATGAGATAGTAACCAAGAAGCGTGCATACCAGATCGTTCAAAGTGCCAACCTACGACTCATATAAGCCGTCTTCCTGCAAACGTTGACGTTCTTCACGCGACACTTCAACGTCAGCTGGGGTCAACAAGAACACGTCGGAGGCAACTTTTTCCATTTGTCCGCTTAAGCCATAGCAAAGTCCGCTAGTGAAATCGACGAAACGCCGGGACAAATCACGATCAACACCTTGGAGGTTTATGATGACCGGTTGCTTCGACTTAAAGGTATCTCCCACTAGCTGAGCATCTTGGAAATGCCGGGGAGAAACCACTAATGGTTTGGCGCTAGGGCGTGGAATGGTTCGAACCCCGCTAGCTGAACTAGTAGTCGAAGTTGGTGCTGGAATGGTGCGGACCCCTTCTTCTTCAGCGGAGATAGGTCGCACCGTGGGCTGGCTAGGTGGACCTGAATCTTGTGGAAAACGCACGGAACCACCGTGGGACGTACGGGCCGAGCCCAGTGGAGTGACACCACTTGCGCGAGACTCTGGCACAGGAGCGACCGGCGTGACGTTCACCTGATGGATGTTTGACGGCTGAGGTTCAGGTCGGGGCGCGCTCGGCCCAGCGGGACCCGAATTAAGTGGCTTTGGGTCATAGCCGTCGTATTCGTCGTCGTCACCGAGGCCCAAATGGACCATCGCTTTGCGCCACATGCTCGACATACGGCTCCTCTCAAACTCTCGTACCAGCTTAACCGCCCAGCAATGCTGTAGCAGATCAGGTTATGTCAAAGGCTAGCCAAAACATGAGGTGCCATTGGGGATTTTGCCTTTCACACCTCATGGATGCGTTGTGATGCGTGCATAAGCAACCTGCCGACCCTGATCTTGGCGAGCACGATGTGAATACCAGCCCTCATCACAAGCCGTACAAACACACTGCGAAAAGTCGCTGGTCACCTCTAAGCGCTCTAACACCACGCTCAGCGCCGCGGGCACATCTAAGGCCGGGGTTCCCCAGGCAGTCTTACCGACCACCGTGCGGCCAAACTTTTGGCTCAAACGATCAAGTTCGTCAACTGAAAACTCGTAGCACTCTTGGTGAATACAAGGACCAACATAGGCAGTGATTTGAGCTGCACCCCGGTGACGCATAGCGGCCACCGTGGCTTCCAACACACCCGCATCCATACCACGCCATCCGGCGTGGGCAAGCCCGATTAGCCCTTCCTCCGCCACAAAAATGACCGGCGCACAATCGGCGGTGTGGATGCTAAGGGTGGCATCGCTGGTAGCCGTGATCGCGACATCGGCATCGGCACCGGTACCTGCGCCGGGGGTTTCGACCCATATCACATTGGCACCGTGAACTTGGTTTAACGACGTCCATGCTCCAGCTGACACCTGGTCACGAAGCTGCGCCAAGCGGGCTGGATCGTTTGATGGTGCGAAGTCGCCATCGGAGCGGCTAGTGAAACCGAAATGCACAAACCGGCCATCGCTTAGCGGTCGCGGTTCAAAAGACTGCATAGATCGTTGCTAAAGGTCAGCTATATTTTATCAGCGCAGGAACGACGGCACGTCGAAATCGTCATCGCTGTCAAAGTCGTCGTCATCATCGTCGGCGTCCGAGAAAATATCAGTGGGCTGATTCGGCGAGCTTGACGTTTGTTCTAGAAATGACGGCGTTCGAGATTCAGAAACTGCTGGTTTCTTTTCATCCCAACGATCGAAACCGGCGGCAATTACGGTCACCCTAATTTCGTCGCCCATTGCATCGTCGATGACCGCACCGAAAATGATGTTGGCATCGGGATGTGCCACGGCGTGGATTACTTCGGCGGCTTCATTAACTTCCAACAAGCCAAGATCGGAGCCACCCGAGATGTTTAACAGAATTCCGCGGGCACCTTCGATTGACGCTTCAAGCAATGGCGAGGAAATCGCGGCTCGGGCGGCGGCCAAAGCTCGCCCTTCACCCGAGCTGTAGCCAATACCCATCAAAGCCGAACCGGCGTCGTTCATCACCATTTTCACATCGGCAAAGTCGGTGTTGATCAAGCCCGGGGTGGTAATCAGGTCGGTAATACCTTGCACACCTTGCAAGAGCACCTCGTCGGCCATCTTGAAAGCGTTGAGCATCGACGTTTTATCGTCGGCAATGGTGAGTAGCCGATCGTTGGGAATAACGATCTGGGTGTCAACCTTTTCACGCAGCCGCTGAATACCCGCCTCGGCCTGCACCGAACGGCGACGACCTTCAAAGGTGAAGGGTCGAGTCACCACACCAATGGTTAGCGCGTTGAGCGATTTCGCTATCTCGGCAACCACCGGCGCGGCACCGGTTCCGGTACCACCACCTTCACCGGCGGTAATGAACACCATGTCGGCGCCCTGAAGGACATCTTCAATTTCTTGACGATGGTCTTCAGCTGCTTGGCGACCAATTTCGGGGTCGCTACCAGCGCCCAACCCTCGGGTGAGCTCGCGTCCGATATCAAGTTTGACATCTGCGTCGCTCATCAAGAGGGCCTGGGCATCGGTGTTGATGGCTATGAATTCGACACCTTTCAAACCGGCGTCAATCATGCGGTTTACGGCGTTAACACCACCGCCACCGACACCTATGACCTTTATGACTGCTAGGTAATTACTGGAAACATCGGCCATGGTCGGGGGCTACCTCCACGGAGAATGGGGACAGGGACGAAGCTGGCTCGCCTGAACCGGCCGACAACCGAGCATCAAACGAAGGTTAAATCTTAGGTTTAAATATAGGCCACTATGGGCCTCAACCTCAGGTACTGAATCAGACTCTATTAGTTTCACGGAAGTCTAGCCAAGGTTCTGGGCTGGGAATGCGCGTAGGTCATTTAGTGTTATCTAACTACTTTCAATCTTGTTCGCCGCTGCTTCCAGCCATGCTGGAATCGATTCTGGTAACCACCGGATCGGATGGAACTCGAACGTCAATTACATCGAGATCGACCAGGTCAACCTGTGCCACAACCAGCGATGCTGAACGCAGCTGTTCATGCGGGTTACGAGCATCACCGAAACGAATTCGACCCGCAACCGCGGTCTCGGACTCTTCGGTGCTCGGGTTGTCGGGTGGAGCGTCATTCGACTCGCCCACCAATTCGAACCAAATCTCACCGGCGGCGTCGAGGTAAACCCTATGCACCATGGCAGCTAGATCATCGGGCACAGCCGTAACCAATGAAATTAACTGATCCGGTACGCTTTCCAGCTTCTCGCCCAATGTTGGTGATTCGATACCCGAAATTGTGGTTAGCGCCGCTAGCTCAACCGCATTGGTGGCATTGGTAGGGCTTTTATAATCGCTTACCAACCCGAGCACTTGGCCCGAAGCATCAATCAACCATGTTTGTGAACGTCCATCTTCCACGATGGCCGCGGGCACCCGTTCATTAACATTCACCAAAATCTTGCCCGACCAGCTGCGTTCAACCTGGGCGTTTTGAACCCAAGGTAAAGCAGCTACCCCCTGGGTGGCTTGTTCCAAATTCACGTCGGTTAACGCATCGCCCAAGCTAATACCGCTGGCAGAAATAATGTCAGCCTCAGCGGTGCTTGTAGCTCCGCTTATCACAAACTCGTCGACATCAAGCAACGGACTGCGAGTGAGACCCCATGCCGCCACTAACAGCACGGTTAGCGCCAAGGCAACCACCAAGCGTCGTAGGCGCTTTCGCCCTTGGGAACGTAAAACCTCTATTCGTCGAGCTCTTAATCGCGCATCCATGCTCGGTGCTTCTACCGGCTGCATTGGTGTTGTTACAGGCGTAGGTTCCACTAATCAGCCTCAGCGTTGCCGTCGATTTCAAGCTCGCCCAACTCGAGACCGATTAAACGGGTCTCCGGTTCTAATACCACCCCGGCATGCTGATAAACCTTTTGGCGTACCAACCTCATCAATGCCACTACATCAGCGGCTAAGCCGTTCGGGTCAACCTGAATAAAGTTGGCATGCTTGGTGGAAACTTCGGCACTGCCAACTCGCAACCCTTTGGCACCAGCCGCGTCAATTAAGGCTCCGGCCGACGCTCCGGGTGGGTTGGTAAAAACCGATCCAGCGTTGCGTCCGCCGGGCTGGTTTTCTCGCCGCCATTTAACGATCTGGTGGATCTCGGCTTCAGCGGCTTCGGCACTGCCAGGCCGCAACTGGAACTCGGCTTCAAGCACCAACTGGTGGGCCTCCAGGTTGGAATGACGGTACGACAAATCAAGTTCATCAACGGTGAACTCGCTGATCGTGCCCAAATACAAATCGGCCACCTTTGCCCGGAATAACACGTTCGAGATCATGGAGCCATGGCCGCCAGCATTCATTCGCAGCGCCCCACCTACTGAACCCGGTACACCCACCGCCCACTCAAATCCGGTCAGGCCAGCCCCGGCACTACGACGTGCAACTACCGGCAAACCGGCCGCTGCTCCAGCTCGGATGACATCACCTTCGATTTCAATGTGGTCGAATCCGTGGCCAAGGACCACCGCCAAGCCCAAAAACCCATCATCAGAGACCAAGAGATTCGAGCCTTTACCCACCGCCAAGACCTTGGGGCGATATTTGGCCGTGACTGACAAAAGCAGCTCGATATGGTCCCACGAAGTTACCTCAACCAGAACCTTGGCCGAACCACCAACTCGATAGGTGCAGCGCGGGCTGAGCGGCACATCTATTTGTGCCAACTCGCCTAGTTCGTCTGCTAAGGCCACCAAATCGGCTTCACGGCCAACTTCGCGCAACTCGTTCTCGCCACTGGTATTAGCCATGATGCAACTGCCTTGGAGTCTCGGCTTCTAACGACGCCAAAAGCTCATCGCCAAAATAGGTAATAGACCCCGCCCCCAAGGTTAAACAGACGTCACCTGGGCGCAAGATGCCCATAACTGTTGGTAATACATTCCCAGGCTCTTCAACACTATAAACCTCTACTTGAGGGTTGGAGTTTTGAATAGCGTCTACAACTAAAGCCCCGGTGATCCCTTCGCGAACCGGTTCACCTGCGGGGTCAATGGCCGTCACAACCACCACATCGGCGGCCGCAAAGCTCGGGCCAAATTCATGCCCCAAGTCGGCGGTTCGGCTGTAGCGGTGGGGCTGGAAAACCACTACCACCCGGCGCCAGTCCCCTTGGGCGGCGGCTTCCACCACAGCTTGCACTTTGCCAGGATTATGGGCGTAATCATCGACCACCTCGATTCCGCCGACCGT from Acidimicrobiia bacterium encodes the following:
- the ileS gene encoding isoleucine--tRNA ligase, producing MSNQPYPNVDPRPSFPAIERRILDFWAQNKTFERSVESRDAGPDGSNEYVFYDGPPFANGLPHYGHLLTGYVKDVVPRYMTMRGLRVERRFGWDTHGLPVEIEVEKELDVSGRNAITNFGIENFNSACKTSVMRYTNEWQRYVTRQARWVDFTNDYKTMDITFMESVMWAFKQLWDKGLIYEALRVMPYSWGAETPLSNFEIRLDDATRPRQDPALTVAFSLVPDTGDLGPTKVLAWTTTPWTLPSNLALAVGPDIEYTILEEAGEYYILGAATLEKYQAQLKDAKPVGTVMGAELLGRKYQPLFPYFADTKNAFQIIAGDFIDTTDGTGVVHIAPGFGEDDQRIAQEAGIPLVVPVDDSGKFTTEVPEWAGVNVFDANPDIIRYLKDQGRVVKHETYEHNYPHCWRTGTPIIYRAISSWYVEVTKFRDRMVELNQQINWIPDHVKEGQFGKWIANARDWSISRNRFWGSPIPIWRSDDPRYPRVDVYGSLDELERDFGVRPDNLHRPFIDELVRPNPDDPTGQSMMRRVPEVLDCWFESGSMPFAQVHYPFENKEWFDNHHPGDFIVEYVAQTRGWFYTLHVLATALFDTPAFKNVICHGVVLDHEGKKLSKSKRNYPDPEDLFEDLGADALRWFLMSSPILRGGDLRIAEDGRDVAEVVRQVMMPIWNAYLFFTLYANADGRRASLRTDSNHVLDRYILAKTHELVVGVTKHLDNLDLATATQDVSSFIDALNNWYIRRSRERFWGSDNGAGSGDAQDTLYTVLTVLMRVVAPLLPLVSEEIYKGLTGEESVHLTDWPDAETLPANTSLVEDMDRVRDVCTAALFLREENGLRTRLPLASLVVAGRNAERLAPYVDLIKDEVNVKEVLLSDNLAEHAEFVLKPIGRILGPKLGGDVQKVMAAARNGEWTKVGDDVQVAGHTLSSTEFDLSLRPKEGSVGQALRSNDAVAILDTHITAELKAEGQARDLVRLVQQARKDADLNVTDRIALNIQADTSLEEALRAHEAWIAAQVLATATTYGDEAMAGTQAPTATATGSIDDMAVSIAFSVASNQG
- a CDS encoding DivIVA domain-containing protein, producing MDLTPELLRNVEFADARKGGYVHDDVDHFLDMAADALAEQQQQRQVLEARLRAAETRLANTPTTVAAEPSDTEETLRRTLVLAQRTADAAIEEAKAEAAKRIANAEADANKIVRDAEEAVERDVGAKRDQLRSEIAALEVERTGLHDRISRLRSYVESERSRLKAQLESVARAIEQEDFEVEPANTIDEVPLVDTPSSAVATSVSAPTDEPATREDTQAVSTRAEVRPESTPEITPTASENDLSQLPPPPEEESLSETGSSANNRHDRNLDDAGPPTEATPVIVAGSGAGAPHLDELRRAVSQGEDAFDQDDAAMAAFFDQDEGGDEDKRRFGRRR
- a CDS encoding YggT family protein, whose translation is MNDLVCTLLGYYLIILLARVVLSWFPISRGSFLEGVASLLYALTEPLLGPLRRVLPPVRLGGMGLDLSPLIVFFGINILREILCY
- the sepF gene encoding cell division protein SepF — encoded protein: MSSMWRKAMVHLGLGDDDEYDGYDPKPLNSGPAGPSAPRPEPQPSNIHQVNVTPVAPVPESRASGVTPLGSARTSHGGSVRFPQDSGPPSQPTVRPISAEEEGVRTIPAPTSTTSSASGVRTIPRPSAKPLVVSPRHFQDAQLVGDTFKSKQPVIINLQGVDRDLSRRFVDFTSGLCYGLSGQMEKVASDVFLLTPADVEVSREERQRLQEDGLYES
- a CDS encoding polyphenol oxidase family protein, which gives rise to MQSFEPRPLSDGRFVHFGFTSRSDGDFAPSNDPARLAQLRDQVSAGAWTSLNQVHGANVIWVETPGAGTGADADVAITATSDATLSIHTADCAPVIFVAEEGLIGLAHAGWRGMDAGVLEATVAAMRHRGAAQITAYVGPCIHQECYEFSVDELDRLSQKFGRTVVGKTAWGTPALDVPAALSVVLERLEVTSDFSQCVCTACDEGWYSHRARQDQGRQVAYARITTHP
- the ftsZ gene encoding cell division protein FtsZ gives rise to the protein MADVSSNYLAVIKVIGVGGGGVNAVNRMIDAGLKGVEFIAINTDAQALLMSDADVKLDIGRELTRGLGAGSDPEIGRQAAEDHRQEIEDVLQGADMVFITAGEGGGTGTGAAPVVAEIAKSLNALTIGVVTRPFTFEGRRRSVQAEAGIQRLREKVDTQIVIPNDRLLTIADDKTSMLNAFKMADEVLLQGVQGITDLITTPGLINTDFADVKMVMNDAGSALMGIGYSSGEGRALAAARAAISSPLLEASIEGARGILLNISGGSDLGLLEVNEAAEVIHAVAHPDANIIFGAVIDDAMGDEIRVTVIAAGFDRWDEKKPAVSESRTPSFLEQTSSSPNQPTDIFSDADDDDDDFDSDDDFDVPSFLR
- a CDS encoding FtsQ-type POTRA domain-containing protein, producing the protein MEPTPVTTPMQPVEAPSMDARLRARRIEVLRSQGRKRLRRLVVALALTVLLVAAWGLTRSPLLDVDEFVISGATSTAEADIISASGISLGDALTDVNLEQATQGVAALPWVQNAQVERSWSGKILVNVNERVPAAIVEDGRSQTWLIDASGQVLGLVSDYKSPTNATNAVELAALTTISGIESPTLGEKLESVPDQLISLVTAVPDDLAAMVHRVYLDAAGEIWFELVGESNDAPPDNPSTEESETAVAGRIRFGDARNPHEQLRSASLVVAQVDLVDLDVIDVRVPSDPVVTRIDSSMAGSSGEQD
- the murB gene encoding UDP-N-acetylmuramate dehydrogenase translates to MANTSGENELREVGREADLVALADELGELAQIDVPLSPRCTYRVGGSAKVLVEVTSWDHIELLLSVTAKYRPKVLAVGKGSNLLVSDDGFLGLAVVLGHGFDHIEIEGDVIRAGAAAGLPVVARRSAGAGLTGFEWAVGVPGSVGGALRMNAGGHGSMISNVLFRAKVADLYLGTISEFTVDELDLSYRHSNLEAHQLVLEAEFQLRPGSAEAAEAEIHQIVKWRRENQPGGRNAGSVFTNPPGASAGALIDAAGAKGLRVGSAEVSTKHANFIQVDPNGLAADVVALMRLVRQKVYQHAGVVLEPETRLIGLELGELEIDGNAEAD